A genomic segment from Pyruvatibacter sp. encodes:
- the trmFO gene encoding methylenetetrahydrofolate--tRNA-(uracil(54)-C(5))-methyltransferase (FADH(2)-oxidizing) TrmFO — protein MSKTQPIHVIGGGLAGSEAAWQASRAGVPVILHEMRPHRGTDAHQTDGLAELVCSNSFRSDDAETSAIGLLHAELRRGNSLIMKCGDANQVPAGGALAVDREGFSQAVQAAIEAEPLITIDRAEVAGLPPEDWESVIVATGPLTSPDLATAIQGLTGEDELAFFDAIAPIVNFDTVDMTKAWFQSRYDKVGPGGTGADYINCPMDETQYHAFIDALLAGEKTDFKEWEASTPYFEACLPIEVMAERGRETLRYGPMKPVGLTNPHAPDVKPYAVVQLRQDNALGTLYNMVGFQTKLRHGEQTRIFKSIPGLEKATFARLGGLHRNTFLNSPKLLDSELRLKAMPRLRFAGQITGVEGYIESASIGLLAGRFAAAQALGKTAAPPPATTALGALLAHITGGHLDGGKGSFQPMNVNFGLFPEVEMPKGPDGKRLRGKAKGPARKRAYTSRALADAEAWFGVTPIAAE, from the coding sequence ATGAGCAAAACACAGCCTATTCATGTTATCGGCGGCGGTCTGGCAGGGTCTGAAGCTGCCTGGCAGGCGTCACGCGCCGGCGTGCCGGTGATCCTGCACGAGATGCGCCCGCATCGCGGCACCGATGCGCACCAGACTGATGGGCTGGCGGAACTTGTCTGCTCCAATTCGTTTCGGTCCGATGACGCGGAAACCAGTGCCATCGGTCTGCTGCACGCAGAGCTGCGGCGCGGCAATTCGCTGATTATGAAATGCGGTGACGCCAATCAGGTGCCTGCCGGTGGGGCGCTTGCGGTTGACCGAGAGGGGTTTTCGCAGGCTGTTCAGGCAGCCATCGAGGCGGAGCCGCTGATTACCATTGACCGTGCCGAGGTCGCTGGCCTGCCCCCGGAAGACTGGGAGAGTGTCATTGTTGCGACCGGCCCGCTGACGTCACCCGATCTGGCCACCGCCATTCAGGGGCTGACCGGTGAGGACGAGCTGGCCTTTTTTGATGCCATCGCCCCCATCGTCAACTTTGATACGGTGGATATGACCAAGGCGTGGTTCCAGTCACGCTACGACAAAGTTGGTCCCGGCGGCACCGGTGCGGATTACATCAACTGCCCGATGGACGAAACTCAGTATCACGCTTTTATTGATGCGCTGCTCGCAGGCGAAAAAACCGACTTTAAGGAGTGGGAAGCATCCACACCCTATTTTGAGGCCTGTTTGCCAATCGAAGTAATGGCTGAGCGCGGTCGGGAGACATTGCGCTACGGGCCGATGAAGCCCGTTGGCCTTACCAACCCGCACGCACCAGACGTAAAACCCTATGCCGTGGTGCAGTTGCGTCAGGACAATGCACTTGGCACGCTCTACAACATGGTGGGTTTTCAAACCAAGCTGCGCCACGGCGAGCAGACCCGCATTTTCAAGTCCATTCCCGGTCTCGAAAAAGCAACCTTTGCCCGCTTGGGTGGGCTGCACCGCAACACGTTCCTCAACAGCCCTAAACTGCTGGACAGTGAACTACGCCTCAAGGCCATGCCACGCCTGCGGTTTGCCGGTCAGATAACCGGCGTCGAGGGATACATTGAAAGTGCATCCATCGGTCTGCTCGCCGGACGCTTTGCTGCCGCGCAGGCATTGGGGAAAACCGCCGCACCACCGCCCGCAACAACTGCTTTGGGTGCGTTGCTTGCGCATATAACCGGCGGTCATCTTGATGGCGGCAAAGGGTCGTTTCAGCCGATGAATGTCAATTTTGGACTTTTCCCGGAAGTGGAAATGCCTAAAGGCCCCGATGGAAAGCGTCTGCGTGGTAAGGCCAAAGGGCCGGCCCGCAAGCGCGCATACACATCGCGCGCATTGGCGGATGCTGAAGCGTGGTTTGGCGTGACACCCATCGCTGCTGAGTAG
- a CDS encoding squalene/phytoene synthase family protein produces the protein MVPDPYLPLSTKDAELPASVTETLRRDDSDRFLSALFVPAEKRSQVLALYALDRDLKRIPATVSEAMLGAIRFQWWRDTIGAIYEGQPPRHEIVPALAAAVRDGNLDPKDFHAWLDAREDEMAEQPFASLDDMTSHAARSDGTVMSMAVQVLTGETLPAAASLGTAYGLIDLLRRAAPAAARRIFLLPADGAAAEIEVFLSGKITSAISQSYTAIADAALAIIERERATPMNKNALPGILHAGLVPGYARLMGRAGFNPMTMSADIPAYRRQLSLLARVLRGRI, from the coding sequence ATGGTGCCTGACCCTTATCTGCCGCTATCCACCAAGGATGCTGAACTTCCGGCTTCTGTGACCGAGACATTGAGGCGGGACGATTCGGACAGGTTTCTGTCAGCGCTTTTTGTACCGGCTGAAAAACGTTCTCAGGTTCTGGCACTTTATGCCCTCGACCGGGACTTGAAACGCATACCGGCAACCGTCAGTGAAGCAATGCTTGGGGCTATCCGTTTTCAATGGTGGCGCGACACAATTGGCGCAATCTATGAGGGACAACCACCCCGCCACGAAATTGTTCCTGCGCTCGCGGCAGCCGTCCGTGATGGCAACCTCGACCCAAAGGATTTTCATGCATGGCTGGATGCACGCGAAGACGAAATGGCAGAGCAACCATTTGCATCACTCGATGACATGACATCTCATGCGGCGCGCAGTGACGGGACAGTCATGTCAATGGCGGTGCAGGTATTGACCGGCGAAACACTGCCGGCGGCAGCGTCGCTTGGCACGGCCTATGGGCTTATTGATCTGCTCAGACGCGCTGCACCGGCAGCGGCCCGCCGCATATTTCTGCTTCCCGCGGACGGTGCAGCCGCAGAGATAGAAGTGTTTTTAAGTGGCAAAATAACGTCGGCTATTTCGCAAAGTTACACGGCCATTGCCGATGCAGCCCTCGCCATTATTGAGCGCGAGCGCGCCACTCCCATGAACAAGAACGCATTGCCCGGAATCCTCCATGCGGGATTGGTTCCGGGATATGCAAGGCTAATGGGCCGGGCAGGCTTCAACCCCATGACAATGTCTGCTGATATTCCCGCCTATCGCCGCCAGCTTTCCCTTCTGGCGCGTGTCCTGCGAGGGCGCATCTAG
- a CDS encoding superoxide dismutase, with product MTNPATATRPTASGFELPDLPYPPDALEPHMSAETFSYHHDKHHQKYVDTLNGLISGTNLEGKSLEEIIAASKGDTDKAKLFNQAAQVWNHTFFWHSMSPTGGGKPDGPIADAIYRDFGSYDEFALAFKDVAAGQFGSGWAWLVADENDKLSVMNTHDADLPMAHGKRAILTLDVWEHAYYLDYQNKRPDYIASYLDHLVNWKFANANFGQAS from the coding sequence ATGACAAACCCTGCCACAGCCACCCGGCCAACAGCTTCAGGCTTTGAACTGCCAGACCTCCCCTACCCGCCTGACGCACTTGAACCGCATATGTCCGCTGAGACATTCAGCTACCATCATGACAAGCATCATCAAAAATATGTTGATACGCTCAACGGGCTGATTTCCGGGACCAATCTCGAGGGCAAGTCGCTTGAGGAGATTATTGCCGCCAGCAAGGGCGATACTGATAAGGCCAAACTTTTTAATCAGGCAGCGCAGGTGTGGAATCACACATTCTTCTGGCACTCGATGTCGCCAACAGGCGGCGGCAAGCCCGATGGGCCAATCGCGGACGCGATCTACAGGGACTTTGGATCCTACGATGAGTTTGCTCTGGCCTTTAAGGACGTGGCGGCAGGCCAGTTCGGGTCCGGCTGGGCATGGCTCGTAGCAGATGAAAACGACAAGTTGAGTGTCATGAACACCCACGATGCTGATTTGCCCATGGCGCATGGCAAGCGGGCCATCCTGACATTGGATGTATGGGAGCACGCCTACTATCTGGATTACCAGAACAAGCGGCCTGACTACATTGCCAGCTACCTTGACCATCTGGTGAACTGGAAGTTTGCCAACGCCAACTTCGGGCAAGCGTCATAG
- a CDS encoding urate hydroxylase PuuD has translation MAGILTNLRSTVIAGFVLALALMIFYVYGQYSASSHIGEALGTTAFWAFIVRWAHVLCGIMWIGLLYYFNFVQIPNMPNIPDEQKPAIGKVIAPAALWWFRWGAMGTIAFGIILAALNGYLVDAYLLGFTDGGASTIIGIGMWLGTIMWFNVWFVIWPNQKIALGIVEAPAEDKPKSARTAMLFSRTNTLLSIPMLFAMVINQNVF, from the coding sequence ATGGCTGGGATTTTGACAAATCTGCGCAGCACAGTGATAGCGGGCTTCGTGCTCGCGCTGGCGCTGATGATTTTTTACGTTTACGGGCAATACAGTGCGTCCAGCCATATTGGCGAGGCTTTGGGCACAACGGCGTTCTGGGCGTTTATCGTTCGTTGGGCACATGTGCTGTGCGGCATCATGTGGATTGGTCTGCTGTACTATTTCAACTTTGTACAGATCCCCAACATGCCCAACATTCCCGATGAGCAAAAGCCTGCCATTGGCAAGGTCATAGCGCCGGCAGCCCTTTGGTGGTTCCGCTGGGGCGCCATGGGCACGATAGCGTTCGGCATCATTCTCGCCGCGCTCAATGGCTATCTTGTTGATGCCTATCTGCTGGGATTCACCGATGGCGGGGCCAGCACCATTATTGGCATCGGCATGTGGCTTGGCACCATCATGTGGTTCAACGTGTGGTTCGTCATTTGGCCAAACCAGAAGATTGCGCTTGGCATCGTCGAAGCACCCGCTGAAGACAAACCCAAGTCGGCGCGTACTGCCATGCTGTTTTCACGCACCAATACGCTGCTATCGATCCCCATGCTGTTTGCCATGGTGATCAATCAGAACGTGTTCTAA
- the secF gene encoding protein translocase subunit SecF, translating to MRKLKLIPDDTHIPFIRMRFIAMIASTAAVLASIILVAVMGLNFGIDFRGGTLIEIGTEEPADVADLRSRLGGLGLGDVQIQSFGAPTDVLIRVETQPGGASAQQAVVDAVRAELGTEVEYRRVEVVGPTVSGELIEAGVLAILLAVGLMLIYIWFRFEWQFSVGAVVALVHDVVITLGLFAILQLEFNLSIIAALLTIVGYSMNDTVVVYDRVREKLRKYKRMPLAELLDLAVNKTLSRTIMTSLTTLLALFSLYIFGGEVIRGFTFAMIWGIVIGTYSSIFVAAPLLLWLGVKRDWSGAGAGEPGQATSGSSTPAE from the coding sequence ATGCGCAAGCTCAAACTCATTCCCGACGACACGCATATTCCGTTTATCAGGATGCGGTTCATCGCGATGATTGCTTCCACAGCAGCCGTTCTGGCGTCAATCATTCTTGTTGCCGTCATGGGGCTGAACTTTGGCATTGATTTTCGCGGCGGGACGCTGATCGAGATCGGTACCGAAGAACCGGCTGATGTTGCTGACCTTCGCAGTCGCCTGGGGGGCTTGGGACTGGGTGATGTGCAAATCCAGTCCTTTGGTGCTCCAACAGATGTGTTGATCCGCGTTGAAACGCAGCCCGGCGGCGCGTCAGCGCAACAGGCCGTTGTGGATGCAGTGCGCGCTGAACTGGGAACTGAGGTTGAGTACCGCCGCGTTGAAGTTGTGGGACCGACGGTTTCGGGCGAGCTTATTGAAGCCGGTGTTTTGGCTATCCTGCTCGCTGTCGGTCTGATGCTGATCTATATCTGGTTCCGCTTTGAGTGGCAGTTCTCTGTGGGGGCCGTCGTGGCGTTGGTACATGACGTGGTTATCACGCTTGGTCTGTTTGCCATCCTGCAGCTTGAGTTCAACCTCTCCATCATTGCAGCGCTGCTTACAATCGTCGGTTATTCGATGAACGACACGGTGGTTGTGTATGACCGGGTGCGGGAGAAGCTGCGTAAATACAAGCGTATGCCACTGGCGGAATTGCTGGATCTGGCTGTAAACAAAACACTTTCGCGCACAATCATGACGTCACTGACCACGCTGCTGGCTCTGTTCTCGCTCTACATCTTTGGCGGCGAAGTCATTCGCGGTTTCACTTTCGCGATGATCTGGGGCATCGTCATCGGCACCTATTCATCGATCTTTGTGGCGGCACCTTTGCTGCTGTGGCTTGGCGTGAAACGTGACTGGTCCGGTGCGGGAGCCGGTGAGCCGGGGCAGGCGACTTCGGGCAGCAGCACCCCCGCCGAATAA
- the secD gene encoding protein translocase subunit SecD: MLYFPRWKYTLIAIACALGFLLSAPNFVPKEDLAGLPDWLPSNQVNLGLDLQGGSHLLLEVDVDTVLNDRLEALVDDVRQTLREARIGYTGLGHAGDRVTVRIREQGDVEQAMTLLRELSVPITANVFAAVPERDLAFEENGGRISIEMTDAARTERLNSALEQSIEIVRRRIDELGTTEPVIQRQGTDRILVQVPGLDDPQRLKALLGRTAQLNFHLVDTSVSVIDAIQTRPPAGSQVLPLVDGSGGSVLIRRRVMVSGESLVDAQPGFDQQTNEPVVSFRFDASGAKRFADVTQANVGRPFAVVLDNEVITAPVIREPILGGSGQISGGFTVTEANDLAILLRAGALPAPLEVLEERTVGPGLGADSVAAGEIAAAIGFAAVILFILAVYGLFGVFANVALIINVAMIFGLLSLLQATLTLPGIAGIVLTIGMAVDANVLIFERIKEEAAAGKTPINAIDVGYSRALGTIVDANITTFIAAAILFQMGSGPVRGFAVTLAIGIITSVFTAFTVTRLFVSIWLKRRRPAEVPL, translated from the coding sequence ATGCTCTATTTCCCGCGCTGGAAATACACTCTGATAGCCATCGCCTGTGCGCTGGGCTTTTTGCTGTCCGCGCCCAACTTTGTGCCCAAGGAGGATCTTGCCGGACTTCCGGACTGGCTGCCGTCGAACCAGGTCAATCTGGGTCTTGATCTGCAGGGCGGGTCGCATCTGCTGCTGGAAGTAGATGTGGACACGGTGCTGAACGACCGCCTGGAGGCGCTTGTGGATGACGTGCGCCAAACCCTGCGCGAAGCGCGCATTGGCTATACGGGTCTTGGCCATGCCGGCGATCGGGTGACAGTCCGCATCCGTGAGCAGGGCGACGTTGAGCAGGCGATGACGCTGCTGCGCGAGTTGTCAGTACCTATTACGGCAAACGTATTTGCTGCCGTGCCGGAGCGTGATCTGGCGTTTGAAGAAAATGGTGGGCGCATAAGCATCGAGATGACGGACGCCGCGCGCACGGAGCGCCTCAACAGCGCGCTGGAGCAGTCCATCGAGATTGTTCGTCGCCGCATTGACGAACTGGGCACGACCGAGCCGGTCATTCAGCGGCAGGGCACGGACCGTATTCTGGTGCAGGTGCCGGGTCTCGATGACCCGCAGCGCCTCAAGGCTTTGCTGGGCCGGACCGCGCAGCTGAACTTCCATCTGGTTGATACGTCGGTTTCTGTCATCGACGCTATTCAGACCCGGCCACCTGCGGGGTCGCAGGTTCTGCCGCTTGTGGACGGCTCCGGCGGATCTGTCCTGATCCGCCGACGGGTGATGGTATCGGGCGAAAGTCTTGTGGATGCCCAGCCTGGATTTGACCAGCAAACCAACGAACCTGTTGTCTCCTTCCGGTTTGATGCCTCAGGGGCCAAGCGGTTTGCCGATGTCACGCAGGCCAATGTCGGGCGTCCGTTCGCTGTTGTGCTGGACAATGAAGTGATCACCGCGCCGGTTATCCGCGAGCCTATTCTGGGCGGCAGCGGGCAGATCAGCGGCGGATTTACGGTAACTGAAGCAAACGATCTGGCGATCCTGCTTCGCGCCGGCGCGTTGCCAGCGCCGCTTGAAGTGCTGGAGGAGCGCACCGTTGGCCCCGGCCTTGGGGCTGACAGTGTGGCCGCGGGTGAAATTGCCGCGGCCATCGGCTTTGCCGCCGTCATCCTGTTTATTCTGGCCGTGTACGGATTGTTTGGCGTGTTTGCCAATGTGGCGCTCATCATCAACGTAGCGATGATTTTTGGTCTGCTCTCGTTGTTGCAGGCCACTTTGACGCTGCCTGGTATCGCCGGGATTGTGCTGACAATCGGCATGGCGGTGGATGCCAATGTGCTGATCTTCGAGCGTATCAAGGAAGAAGCCGCCGCGGGCAAAACCCCCATCAACGCCATTGATGTGGGCTACTCGCGGGCGCTTGGCACGATTGTTGACGCCAACATCACGACCTTTATTGCCGCCGCCATTCTGTTTCAGATGGGTTCAGGCCCGGTACGTGGCTTTGCCGTGACTTTGGCCATCGGCATCATCACGTCCGTTTTCACGGCCTTCACGGTTACACGCCTGTTCGTTTCCATCTGGCTCAAGCGGCGTCGCCCCGCTGAAGTGCCCCTTTAG
- the yajC gene encoding preprotein translocase subunit YajC, which translates to MLITPAYAQTAGGGTDFLVTIFPFIIVFAIIYLLILRPQQKRIKEHRAMVEAVRRGDTVVTAGGLIGKVTKVVDETEVQVEIAEGTRVRVVRSTLSDVRSKTEPAPKDPPKAANNKADDTDTGTKS; encoded by the coding sequence ATGCTCATTACCCCGGCATATGCGCAGACAGCGGGCGGCGGAACTGATTTTCTGGTGACGATTTTCCCGTTCATCATCGTTTTTGCGATTATCTATCTGTTGATCCTGCGGCCTCAGCAAAAGCGCATCAAGGAGCATCGCGCGATGGTGGAAGCTGTGCGCCGCGGTGACACGGTGGTGACGGCTGGCGGCCTGATCGGCAAGGTCACCAAGGTAGTGGACGAAACCGAAGTGCAGGTTGAGATCGCTGAGGGCACGCGGGTGCGCGTGGTGCGCAGCACTCTGTCTGACGTGCGCTCCAAAACAGAGCCGGCACCAAAAGATCCACCCAAGGCTGCGAATAACAAAGCAGACGATACCGATACGGGCACCAAGTCGTAG
- a CDS encoding ATP-binding protein gives MADGTQPPDITGQVLPLLERIARALEAQASAPDQAADLLSADAFIWNGDTATLMPVKDVARVDLGLLHGIDRARDTLQENTRRFAAGLPANNALLWGARGMGKSSLVKAVHARAAADAQTPLALVEIHREDISSLPRLMTQLRNVDRRFLIFCDDLSFDQADRSYKSLKAVLEGGIEGRPANVLFYATSNRRHLMPRDMVDNERQRAINPTEAVEEMVSLSDRFGLWLGFHQCSQDEYLEMVRQYVRHYSLNHPWTDIRSEAIEWTNTRGARSGRVAWQFVQDLAARLGRTLE, from the coding sequence ATGGCCGATGGTACCCAGCCCCCAGATATTACCGGTCAGGTACTCCCGCTGCTTGAACGCATCGCCCGTGCATTGGAGGCGCAAGCCAGTGCACCCGACCAGGCGGCAGACCTGCTTTCCGCCGATGCGTTCATCTGGAACGGCGATACCGCAACGTTGATGCCCGTGAAGGACGTGGCGCGTGTTGACCTTGGCCTGCTCCACGGCATCGACCGTGCCCGCGACACGCTGCAGGAAAACACCAGGCGCTTTGCCGCCGGTCTCCCGGCCAACAACGCTTTGCTGTGGGGCGCACGCGGCATGGGGAAAAGTTCTCTGGTCAAGGCTGTGCACGCGCGGGCGGCGGCAGATGCGCAAACGCCACTGGCGCTTGTTGAAATACACCGCGAGGATATTTCCTCCCTGCCCAGGCTGATGACGCAACTGCGCAACGTTGATCGCAGGTTCCTTATTTTTTGCGATGACCTGTCGTTTGACCAGGCAGACAGAAGCTACAAATCCCTCAAGGCCGTGCTGGAAGGCGGAATAGAAGGCCGACCCGCCAACGTGTTGTTTTACGCCACATCAAACCGCCGCCACCTGATGCCGCGCGATATGGTGGACAACGAGCGCCAGCGCGCCATCAACCCGACGGAAGCCGTTGAAGAAATGGTGTCCCTGTCAGACAGGTTTGGCCTGTGGCTGGGGTTCCATCAATGCTCGCAGGACGAGTACCTTGAAATGGTGAGGCAATACGTCAGGCATTACTCGCTCAATCATCCGTGGACGGACATCCGGTCGGAGGCGATTGAGTGGACCAATACGCGTGGTGCCAGGTCTGGCCGCGTAGCCTGGCAGTTTGTGCAGGATCTGGCTGCGCGTTTGGGGCGCACACTTGAATAG
- a CDS encoding M23 family metallopeptidase, producing the protein MSIFSALARPLKRESGSRGASRAVSLAVMLTAGLAVLGACAAPSGNRGVPVATYGGSSAAPTEPYTIVVRSGDSVSILAERHNVPMRALAQANGISAPYTIYKGQKLTVPVPRVHRVRNGDTLSEIALTYDTTTREVARLNNKRNPYPIYVGERLRVGGWMPDSGQNVARRQAPPVQNASATVPQPNARPARGVATPRAKPTLPAPPARAGRFLWPAEGRIISSYGPKEGGLHNDGINIRVPRGTPVVAADNGVVAYAGNELQGYGNMVLVRHQDGYVTAYAHNTDLLVSRGDIVSRGQKIAHSGSSGGVREPQIHFEVRRGSKPVNPMSYLGNNVASR; encoded by the coding sequence ATGTCGATTTTTTCAGCACTAGCACGCCCTTTGAAGCGCGAAAGCGGTAGCCGGGGCGCATCGCGGGCGGTATCACTGGCTGTCATGCTGACGGCGGGTCTTGCTGTATTGGGCGCGTGCGCGGCACCTTCAGGTAATCGTGGTGTTCCCGTCGCAACATATGGAGGGTCATCGGCAGCGCCGACGGAGCCATATACAATTGTCGTGCGGTCGGGCGACAGCGTGTCCATTCTGGCGGAACGCCACAATGTACCGATGCGGGCGCTGGCACAGGCCAACGGCATTTCAGCACCCTACACAATTTACAAAGGTCAAAAATTGACTGTGCCCGTGCCGCGTGTTCACCGCGTACGCAATGGTGACACACTGTCTGAAATCGCCCTGACCTACGACACAACCACACGCGAAGTGGCACGCCTCAACAACAAGCGCAATCCGTATCCGATCTATGTGGGTGAACGTCTTCGCGTGGGGGGCTGGATGCCTGACAGCGGGCAAAATGTTGCTCGCCGTCAGGCTCCTCCCGTGCAAAACGCATCAGCGACTGTGCCGCAACCAAATGCACGGCCCGCCCGTGGTGTTGCGACACCGCGCGCGAAACCAACCCTGCCGGCACCGCCTGCGCGTGCCGGGCGTTTCCTGTGGCCGGCTGAAGGACGCATCATTTCAAGCTATGGCCCCAAGGAAGGCGGCCTGCACAATGACGGTATCAACATTCGCGTCCCGCGCGGAACGCCGGTGGTTGCCGCCGATAATGGCGTGGTGGCCTACGCAGGCAACGAGTTGCAGGGCTACGGCAACATGGTGCTTGTGCGCCATCAGGATGGCTACGTGACCGCCTATGCCCACAACACAGACCTGCTGGTCTCACGTGGTGATATTGTATCGCGCGGCCAAAAAATTGCGCACTCTGGCTCTTCGGGTGGCGTGCGTGAGCCGCAGATTCACTTTGAAGTGCGGCGCGGCTCCAAACCGGTCAACCCGATGAGCTATCTGGGTAACAACGTAGCCTCACGTTAG
- a CDS encoding protein-L-isoaspartate(D-aspartate) O-methyltransferase, giving the protein MSESAGGDPSRIIQLIMTLRRQGITDGKVLGAIERTPREVFVEAAFEGQAYENSALPIECGQTISQPYVVAFMTAKLGVSDRMKVLEIGTGSGYQSAVLARLCRRLYTVERYRTLLREAEARFARLGLTNITSRAGDGTKGWPEQQPFDRIIVTAAASEVPTLLVDQLKTGGIAIVPIDVPASQATSQGSGQMLAKITKTDDGYTREDLIAVRFVPLVDGVAREL; this is encoded by the coding sequence ATGAGCGAGAGTGCCGGGGGCGACCCGTCCCGCATTATCCAGCTCATCATGACGTTGCGCCGCCAGGGCATTACCGATGGCAAGGTGCTGGGCGCAATTGAGCGCACCCCGCGCGAGGTGTTTGTTGAGGCAGCCTTTGAGGGTCAGGCCTATGAGAACAGCGCCTTGCCCATCGAGTGTGGCCAGACCATCAGTCAGCCCTATGTGGTAGCGTTCATGACTGCCAAGCTGGGTGTTTCCGACAGAATGAAGGTGCTGGAAATCGGCACCGGCTCCGGCTACCAGTCAGCCGTTCTGGCGCGCCTGTGCCGCAGGCTTTACACCGTCGAGCGCTACCGCACCCTGCTCAGGGAAGCCGAGGCGCGGTTTGCGCGGCTTGGGCTCACCAACATTACGTCAAGGGCGGGCGACGGGACGAAAGGCTGGCCGGAGCAGCAACCGTTTGACCGCATCATCGTCACAGCGGCAGCCAGTGAAGTGCCGACGCTGCTTGTTGACCAGCTCAAAACCGGTGGCATCGCCATTGTGCCGATTGATGTGCCTGCGTCTCAGGCCACGTCCCAGGGTAGTGGTCAGATGTTGGCCAAAATTACCAAAACCGACGACGGCTATACCCGCGAGGATCTTATTGCGGTGCGTTTTGTGCCATTGGTGGATGGTGTAGCCCGCGAACTTTAG
- the surE gene encoding 5'/3'-nucleotidase SurE yields MRILCANDDGIHAPGLKTLEKIANALSDDVWVVAPETEQSGAGHSLTLAHPLRLRKINKRRFAVSGTPTDCVLMAVHEVMADTPPDLVLSGVNRGQNIADDVTYSGTIAAAMEGTALGIPSIALSQAYGFEGRAKVKWTTAEHHGAALVSKLVEMGWPADVLMNVNFPDVAAASVEEVEVTVQGKRDQNNALIETRMDARDTPYYWLGFGKIPSNPAEGTDLRAIYAGRISVTPLHMDLTHKTTRRAMAKEIGGTPPKAIVPVVVSARGVKKATR; encoded by the coding sequence TTGCGCATTCTGTGCGCCAATGACGACGGCATTCATGCGCCAGGCCTCAAGACACTTGAGAAAATCGCCAATGCGTTGTCTGACGATGTGTGGGTTGTGGCCCCTGAAACAGAACAATCAGGCGCCGGCCATTCGCTGACGCTGGCGCACCCGCTACGGTTGCGCAAAATCAACAAGCGCCGCTTTGCGGTGTCCGGCACGCCGACGGACTGTGTGCTGATGGCGGTGCATGAAGTAATGGCGGATACGCCGCCTGATCTGGTGTTGTCGGGGGTCAATCGCGGGCAGAACATTGCCGATGACGTGACTTACTCCGGCACCATTGCGGCCGCCATGGAAGGCACGGCGCTGGGCATTCCGTCGATTGCCCTCAGCCAGGCCTATGGATTTGAAGGTCGCGCCAAGGTGAAATGGACAACCGCCGAACATCACGGGGCGGCCCTTGTTTCAAAGCTGGTTGAAATGGGCTGGCCCGCTGACGTGCTGATGAATGTCAACTTCCCCGATGTGGCCGCAGCCTCCGTTGAGGAAGTGGAGGTGACGGTTCAGGGCAAGCGGGACCAGAACAACGCGCTGATTGAAACACGCATGGATGCGCGTGACACGCCTTATTACTGGCTGGGCTTTGGCAAGATCCCGTCAAACCCGGCAGAGGGCACTGACCTGCGGGCAATCTATGCGGGGCGTATTTCAGTAACGCCGCTGCATATGGACCTGACCCACAAAACCACCCGGCGCGCGATGGCGAAAGAAATTGGCGGCACACCACCAAAAGCCATTGTACCGGTGGTCGTGAGCGCGCGCGGCGTCAAGAAGGCCACGCGGTGA